GGCCTCGAGATCAAGCCGGGTGCTCTCGCGGCCGGTGATTACAAGTGGAATTCCTGGTTCGTCGTTCCCTTCATCATCGGAGATTTCGACCCAGAAAAGGTTTTTGATGTGGTCTTCCACGACCCCGGAAACGGGGCGCACGTTGGCAAGAACCTGCCCGCCGTCGTAATCGGCTTCAGCAAACCCGTGAATACCGCACCCGAAAACCTGAGCAAAATTACGGTTACAACGGTTGCGAAAGAGAGCATCCAGACCCCCGTGCCTGGGGCGGTGGGAACCGATCCGAGCGCTGCCGAAGCCTTTGACGTCAAGTTCAAGCCCTACAACGGTTTCGCGCCCGGCAGCTACACCGTCACCGTTCCCGGAGGTTTCGCCAGCAAGGACGGCAAAACGTTGGGGAAGGACGTTACCTTTACGTTCACCGTTGAAGACTTTATCGGTGCCGTGCCTGGCCCGGGCCAGGAACTGCCGTTCCAGGTGATGGGTACGGGGCCGCGCAACGGTGAAACCGGCGTGCCCACCATGCTCGGGAGCATCTTCATCGGCTTCAGCAGGCCCTTGCAGGCAGAGGGAGAAGGCTACACCTATGCTTCCCGCGTCAGGCTGGAGCAGGTGGACAGTGTGGGCGCGGCCCTGCGCTCTCTCCCATTCACCGTGAGCCCCCAGGGAAACAGCTTGCAGTTGCTCCCGGGCGAGAAGCTGCTGCCCAATTCCAGGTACAGGATCACGGTAATAGGCGGCAGCAATGGAGTCAAGTCCGAGTCAGGCGAAACACTGGCGGTGGACTTCACCAGCACCTTCACGACGGGCGCCGAAGACGCGGCTCTTCGAAACGCGCTCTTCGGCATCTGCTGGTTCGAGCTGGAGCCGTACCAACCGGATCCCCAGAATCCTCAGCGGTATTACGTGCTGAGGGTCATGTTCACGAAGCCGGTTAATAAGGTCGAAGTGGAGAACCCCTCCAGCTATAAAATCTACACCGATGGAGCAGAGCGCAGCATTACCGAGATGTACGGTTACGACCCGATGTCGCAGACCGTCAAGATGCTGACGGACATCCCCGTGCCGGAGTCCGGCCCCCATGCGCCGGGGTTCAGCGACTTCAAGGTCTCGGTTCCTGATCCGAACAGCATTCACGACGCCTTCGCGAACCAGCCTTTAAACAGCGATCCGTGGCTGAACGACCCGCAGAACAAGCAGCAGATCTCGCCCTACAACGAATACGACACGAAGTTCGACACGGATAACAGCCTGGGCGATTTCGACAAGCTGGAAAACCACATCGTCGTGCCGTTCGGCGCCCCGGGGCAGCAAGCTGACTACTTCAACCAGATGAAGGAGATGGATCCTGCCAAGTTCGACCAGCTCCTCATGCTCCCGGCGAAGGTAGTTCCCATGGTCCCGTTTGCCGGCAAGACCGGCAGCTACTTGGTCGAAATCCCGACCACGCAGCAGCTTACGACCGGCGACAAGATCGTGCTCGAGTTCCCCGGCGACTACGCGGGGGTGAGCGGGCTGCTGAGCGGCGCGGAGTTGGCAGACACCACCCTCCCGCCCAACGATGACATCAACGGCCCCCAGGTCGGTGGAACCGTGACCATCAGCCGGTTGGACAAGACCCTCCTCAAGGACGGGAAGCTGGTCCTTGTTGTGAACGGCACCACCGAGCAGAATGACTACCTCCACATCCTGCTGGACGGCATCGCCAACCCCGTGCCGTCGGAGGGAACGGAATACATCGTAACCATCAAGACCCTTCAAACCGCCAGCGGCAAAACCCTGGAGACGATCTACGCGGCGCCGTTCTTCATCGCAAAAGCCTCGCAGCAGCTGGGCAGGATCACGGTTGAGCTCAAGGACGCCGCTGCTCCCGGCACCACCTTGACCGGCACCGCTACCGTGAAGATTTCGAGCCCTGGCACCGGGGAGATGTCCTACGTCGCCGGCAACGGCACCGCAGAATTCAGCGGCCTCCCGCCGGGCGAGTACCTGGTCTGGGTAAGCGCGCCGCCCGAGGGATACACCGGCGGCGAGATGCCGGTCAGGGTTTGGGTTGCGCCCGGCGGAAGCGTTCCGGTCGTGCACTTCCTCAAAAAGAAGGATAACCTGGTCAAAGTAACGGTCAAGGCGACGGGGATACCCGGCGGGAAGCCGGCGGACGTGTTTGCTTCGGGTGCGGGCGGATTCACGAAAGCAGTGGTGACCGGTAAAGGCTCCGACGAGGTTGCCGCCGATCTCTACCTCATGCCGGGCGAGTACATGATCGGGGTGGGGCCTGCCGTCTCCAGCACCGGGGCCTTTCTGGATGGGTCGTGGATGGCGCCGCCTCCCGGCAGGTACAGTGTCAGCACGGACACTACCATCACCATCAATGTTCCGATAAGCGGTTACTACATCAGGGTCAAGGTGCAGGATGGCTCAGGAAACGTCATTCCAGGCGCCAAGGTCTGGGCCTACAACCCGGCCCGCGCCGACGTCATGGGAGCCTTCGGGCAGACGGGGACCGACGGCATGGCCCTCTTGAGGGTTGCGCCCGGCGAGTACAAGGTCGGCGCGGCCAAAGAAGGGATGCCTCCCGCCCCTGAAAAAGTCGTCACTGCCTCTGCTGACCCGGGTGCCAGCCCGGTTGTCTTTAACCTTAACAAGCCTGACATCAGGATCGTGGGCAAGGTCTTGAAGTCCGATGGAGCGCCGGTGCCCAGCGCGCCGGTGTGGGCGCACGAAGCAGAGGGGCCCGGCTTCATCAAGACCATGACCGACGCCCAGGGACAGTACACCCTGTTCGTGCGGGGTGAGACCACATGGGTTGTCGGCGCCTTCGTACCCGGCTTCGGAGACCTGCCTCCCCACACGATAGCAGTCGGAAGCACCGACATCATCAATACTTCCGGCAGCGGCGGAAGCATCCTGCAGGTGCCCGAAGAGACAGGGTTCGCAGCCGTCAGCGGCACCGTGTACAGGGGCTCGATTCCGGCCGCCTTCGCCCATGTCTGGGCCGAGGGGCAAAACCCTCAGGGCGAGAAGTTTTTCAACGGCACCGCTGCGGACAGCCAGGGGCGCTACGTGCTGAAGGTCAAAAAGGGCTTGAGCTACACCTTGAGGTGCTTCGTGCCTGATTTCGGCGAGCTGCCTCCAGTCGACCTGGGCACTGTCACCGGTGACGTTCCCGATCGAAACTTTACCGCGGTCGAGAGGACCCTGACCATCCAGTTTGGCAGGGAAGCGACCGGAGTTGTGAGCGTGTCGCTCGCTCAGGGTGCAGCCGGGGGCGGCAGGAGCCAGGGCTTCGAGAACAAATCCGCCGTTCAGGTGAAGCTCCCCGCGGGGAGGTACAACGTTGATGTGTTCGTCAAAGGCAAGGGCGCGCTGCGCTACCCGCAGGCCGTTGACCTTACCCAAGGCGACCAGACGATATCCTTTGCGGAACAGCTGGGGCCGCAGCTCCTCACCTTGAAAGTGCAGCTCAAAGATGCGGCAGGCAGCAACTTCACCAGCCCGGCCTGGGTGCGGTTGGCGGAGGCCGCCCAGCAGGGCGCTGCAGTCAAGGTAATCGACGCCAGGATGACGGACGGCACAGGTCTCGCCACCTTCCAGGTGCCTTCCGGCGCCGGGGTCAGGGTCGCGGCGCGCCATCCGGAGTGCCAGCCTGCGGAGTCCGGGGTGATCACGGTCAGCTCGGATAACCAGACCGTGGAGCTCACCATGAACCTGATTGCCGCTCAGGCAACCTCCGTAAGCGGCATCGTAAGCACCAGCGACGGAAAGCCCGTTGACAGCTTTTACGTCTGGGCGGCCGGTCCAGGCGGCGGCTGGGTGGGCGGCCAGTTCCAGCCGGCTGGCGGCAGGGCGGCAAGCGTCGAATACACTCTAACTCTCCCCGCTTCTTCTGAAGCGCGGTGGACCATTTACGCCAAGGCCAATGGCTACGAGACAACTCCCGCCAACGCGGTCACGGTGACGCCGTCAACGAACCTGACGGACAAGGATCTCACCATCACCCCGATCGCCGGTTTCAACCGGGCTGCAGCGAGCGCCGCGGTTACTGCCAGTTCCGGCGGAGTCGTCAAGAACGCGGATGCAGGAGTGACGCTGGTGATCCCGGCGGGCGCCCTCGGAAGCGACAACACCACGGCCAGCGTCACCACCAAGAACGTCACCGACGTGCCTGCTACCGCTACTGCCGAACCTGTAGGCGCCGCCAAGGAGATCACTATCACAAAGGGAACAGGGCAGGTCGTGACCAATTTCAACGACCAGGTGGAGATTGCGGTGGAGTACTCGCCCGGAGGGCTCACCGACGATGTAATTGACGCCCTGCAGCTTTCCTACTGGGATGATACGGTCGGGGACTGGGTGGTCATCCCGTCCACCAACGACAAGACGAACCACGTGTTGCGGGGCTACACCAGCCACCTGACCAAATTTGCCGTAATCCAGCCTAAGACCGCCGCGCAGCAAGCGCCGAGCAGTGGGCAGGGCCAGCAGCAGCAACAGCAGCCTACTGGCGGCGGTGGCGGCGGGGGAGGCGGAGCAGCTACAGCTCCGCAGCCGGTGACCAGCACCGCTGGCGAGGCCAGGGTCCACCCGGCGGCCGGCGGAACCGTCGGACTGGGCAGCGAGGCCGCGCTGGTGATTCCGGCCGGTGTCCTGAAGGAAAGCGCCGAGGTCGAGGTCAAAGTGCAGAAGGTGAGCGCGCCCCCGGCGGCTCCGGCGGGGGCGAGGCTGGTGAGCGATGTCTTCGAGTTCAGCGTGGGCGGCAGGAGCAGCTACAGCTTCGCCAAACCGGTCACCATCAGCCTCGGCTTTAACCCGGCGGACCTTGCTCCGGATGAGCGGCCCGCAATCCACTATTTCGACGAGGCCTCCGGACAGTGGGTGAACATCGGCGGAACCGTCTCCGGCAGCACGATCACGGTCGAAGTGGATCACTTCACCAAATTCGCAGTGCTGGCGGTCAGGGAGGAAGCCAAGGAGGAAACCGGGCCCGCACCGGAGCCCGGAGTCAGGGTGCCGGCCGATGCCGCCGGGCACTGGGCCGCCGGCGCGATCACCGACCTGCTGGCGCGGGGCGTTGTCAAGGGCTATCCCGACGGGACCTTCAAGCCCGACAGGACCGTGACCCGGGCGGAGTTCGCCGTCCTCCTCGCAAGGGCCTTGGGCCTGACGATGGACGACGCCTCTTCCCTGAACTTTAAAGACGCAGCGGCCATCCCAGCCTGGGCGCGGGGCTACATTGCAGCTACGGTCAAGGATGGGATCATCACCGGCTACACAGACGGTACCTTCAGAGCTGGCAGCAACATCACCAGGGCGGAGCTGGCTACGATGGTGGCCCGGGCCCTGAAAGCGCAGGTGCCGGTGAAGCCTGTGCTGAAGTTCTCCGATGCGGCAAAGATCCCGGGCTGGGCGGCAGGCTGCGTTGCCATTGCTGTCGAGCAGGGGATCATCTCGGGTTGCCCGGACAACACCTTCAGACCGGCGAACCGGGCAACAAGGGCC
This genomic stretch from Bacillota bacterium harbors:
- a CDS encoding S-layer homology domain-containing protein; the protein is MLFFAASRKRHLNVFLVMFLSLALVFGCAPLGFAQEGEGSPPPPPGGEGGPPPLYVLKCMPGGGAVGISPELDFIHLEFSGPLDPGTVNTNNITLTGLVYGGEVSVPGNVYYSVVDNVYEGSVIGQIYEVEFFPLEDLLPNTTYTITVSTSVYSASGVPLDASPDPGLQPFVDTFTTGGGEGEPPPPHVVEFNGTQSILRVVFSEPMQAETINDQNVTLMVHESNGNKVPVPGSVSYSDSEADQFYMAVFTPNEPLAPNTTYTFTVSTAVYGTSGLPLDQDPDEPGCQPFVYTFTTGGGEGGSPPGGGGEPGGPGTPEFHVLVDLCDPQLPAIDPNNPPDPDNPPKPNGWDPQKFGSEGIRVVFNRGITTVDPNAIVLRNILTQEQISITVSTATYAVESDTLVVTGNPQDLADGLYGLEIKPGALAAGDYKWNSWFVVPFIIGDFDPEKVFDVVFHDPGNGAHVGKNLPAVVIGFSKPVNTAPENLSKITVTTVAKESIQTPVPGAVGTDPSAAEAFDVKFKPYNGFAPGSYTVTVPGGFASKDGKTLGKDVTFTFTVEDFIGAVPGPGQELPFQVMGTGPRNGETGVPTMLGSIFIGFSRPLQAEGEGYTYASRVRLEQVDSVGAALRSLPFTVSPQGNSLQLLPGEKLLPNSRYRITVIGGSNGVKSESGETLAVDFTSTFTTGAEDAALRNALFGICWFELEPYQPDPQNPQRYYVLRVMFTKPVNKVEVENPSSYKIYTDGAERSITEMYGYDPMSQTVKMLTDIPVPESGPHAPGFSDFKVSVPDPNSIHDAFANQPLNSDPWLNDPQNKQQISPYNEYDTKFDTDNSLGDFDKLENHIVVPFGAPGQQADYFNQMKEMDPAKFDQLLMLPAKVVPMVPFAGKTGSYLVEIPTTQQLTTGDKIVLEFPGDYAGVSGLLSGAELADTTLPPNDDINGPQVGGTVTISRLDKTLLKDGKLVLVVNGTTEQNDYLHILLDGIANPVPSEGTEYIVTIKTLQTASGKTLETIYAAPFFIAKASQQLGRITVELKDAAAPGTTLTGTATVKISSPGTGEMSYVAGNGTAEFSGLPPGEYLVWVSAPPEGYTGGEMPVRVWVAPGGSVPVVHFLKKKDNLVKVTVKATGIPGGKPADVFASGAGGFTKAVVTGKGSDEVAADLYLMPGEYMIGVGPAVSSTGAFLDGSWMAPPPGRYSVSTDTTITINVPISGYYIRVKVQDGSGNVIPGAKVWAYNPARADVMGAFGQTGTDGMALLRVAPGEYKVGAAKEGMPPAPEKVVTASADPGASPVVFNLNKPDIRIVGKVLKSDGAPVPSAPVWAHEAEGPGFIKTMTDAQGQYTLFVRGETTWVVGAFVPGFGDLPPHTIAVGSTDIINTSGSGGSILQVPEETGFAAVSGTVYRGSIPAAFAHVWAEGQNPQGEKFFNGTAADSQGRYVLKVKKGLSYTLRCFVPDFGELPPVDLGTVTGDVPDRNFTAVERTLTIQFGREATGVVSVSLAQGAAGGGRSQGFENKSAVQVKLPAGRYNVDVFVKGKGALRYPQAVDLTQGDQTISFAEQLGPQLLTLKVQLKDAAGSNFTSPAWVRLAEAAQQGAAVKVIDARMTDGTGLATFQVPSGAGVRVAARHPECQPAESGVITVSSDNQTVELTMNLIAAQATSVSGIVSTSDGKPVDSFYVWAAGPGGGWVGGQFQPAGGRAASVEYTLTLPASSEARWTIYAKANGYETTPANAVTVTPSTNLTDKDLTITPIAGFNRAAASAAVTASSGGVVKNADAGVTLVIPAGALGSDNTTASVTTKNVTDVPATATAEPVGAAKEITITKGTGQVVTNFNDQVEIAVEYSPGGLTDDVIDALQLSYWDDTVGDWVVIPSTNDKTNHVLRGYTSHLTKFAVIQPKTAAQQAPSSGQGQQQQQQPTGGGGGGGGGAATAPQPVTSTAGEARVHPAAGGTVGLGSEAALVIPAGVLKESAEVEVKVQKVSAPPAAPAGARLVSDVFEFSVGGRSSYSFAKPVTISLGFNPADLAPDERPAIHYFDEASGQWVNIGGTVSGSTITVEVDHFTKFAVLAVREEAKEETGPAPEPGVRVPADAAGHWAAGAITDLLARGVVKGYPDGTFKPDRTVTRAEFAVLLARALGLTMDDASSLNFKDAAAIPAWARGYIAATVKDGIITGYTDGTFRAGSNITRAELATMVARALKAQVPVKPVLKFSDAAKIPGWAAGCVAIAVEQGIISGCPDNTFRPANRATRAESCTIIVRMLQARGE